A portion of the Nerophis lumbriciformis linkage group LG37, RoL_Nlum_v2.1, whole genome shotgun sequence genome contains these proteins:
- the LOC140677587 gene encoding uncharacterized protein F54H12.2, with translation MAKLDLFSAPMTQMSIDDKTYTEVLPLSAITDGGPIEFFIPEEGEKYLDLNDTLLYLRVKITRADGTNIPLDANVGLINYPLNTIFSQCDIMLEDRLISQSSATHPYRAIIETLLNYSEATLKSQFSAGLFYKDTAASIDSIVGVNGPNKGLNIRSAFTAESKEVHLLGPLHADILFSERLLLNSVDVRIKLTRASDAFCLMGAADGTFRLKVLGASLFTKKVTVSPAVRLGHASALLKGNALYPLSRVSVKTYSIPENSRVCTQENLFLGTMPKYIVLGMVNHEAFTGRRDLSPFNFQHFNAEYVTLCQAGKQIPSKAFQPQFNQGASVREFYNMFTATGRHMKDLPLCINRQDFERGYSLFVFNLNPGEDSDALSMVSNGTLRLEMRFRVPLPNTVTLVVYACYDSILEIDFKRQVLVDYY, from the coding sequence ATGGCCAAGCTGGATTTATTTTCAGCTCCTATGACTCAAATGTCCATCGACGATAAAACCTACACAGAAGTCCTGCCTCTGTCCGCCATCACCGACGGGGGCCCTATTGAATTTTTCATCCCGGAAGAAGGTGAAAAGTACTTGGATCTGAACGACACATTACTTTACCTGCGGGTTAAAATCACCCGTGCCGATGGAACAAATATCCCCCTCGATGCAAACGTGGGTCTCATCAATTATCCTCTAAACACCATCTTTAGCCAATGCGATATTATGCTAGAGGATAGACTGATTTCTCAATCCAGTGCCACTCACCCCTACAGAGCAATAATTGAAACACTACTAAACTATTCTGAAGCCACCCTCAAAAGTCAATTTTCAGCCGGGTTATTTTACAAAGACACCGCCGCCTCTATAGACTCTATAGTAGGCGTGAATGGGCCCAACAAAGGACTTAACATCAGAAGCGCTTTCACGGCCGAATCTAAAGAGGTTCATCTACTGGGTCCGCTTCACGCCGACATTCTTTTCAGTGAGagactccttctcaactctgtggatGTGAGAATCAAACTCACGCGTGCCAGCGACGCCTTTTGTCTCATGGGGGCTGCGGACGGTACTTTTCGTCTGAAAGTGCTGGGCGCCTCTCTCTTCACAAAAAAGGTCACCGTTTCTCCGGCCGTACGATTGGGTCATGCCTCCGCCCTGCTCAAAGGAAACGCCCTCTACCCTTTGTCACGGGTCAGCGTGAAAACGTACTCTATCCCCGAAAATTCCAGAGTATGCACCCAAGAAAATTTGTTTTTGGGGACGATGCCTAAATACATTGTTCTGGGCATGGTGAACCACGAAGCTTTCACCGGAAGAAGAGATCTCTCCCCCTTTAATTTCCAGCATTTTAATGCAGAATACGTCACTCTCTGTCAAGCGGGAAAACAAATTCCCTCCAAAGCTTTCCAACCTCAATTTAACCAGGGGGCTTCGGTCAGAGAGTTTTACAACATGTTTACCGCTACAGGGAGGCATATGAAGGATTTACCTCTATGCATCAACAGACAAGATTTTGAACGAGGGTATTCGTTGTTTGTGTTCAATCTCAATCCGGGGGAGGACAGCGACGCACTGTCCATGGTTTCTAACGGAACTTTAAGACTGGAAATGAGATTCAGAGTGCCCTTACCTAACACAGTCACTCTTGTGGTTTATGCGTGCTACGACTCTATTTTGGAAATTGATTTCAAACGACAAGTGCTGGTGGATTATTATTGA
- the LOC133577475 gene encoding uncharacterized protein: MIKIFLFLLLLVGIKSQFTDDGGVEDGEGGEGGEGGEGGEGGEGGEGGEGGVDGGVDGGVDGGVDDPEDPAPVINVLLDEGIEVCVGLRDPEVDDDRHIIFKVVDGVVKLSVSTTH; the protein is encoded by the exons ATGATCAAGATTTTCCTCTTTCTGCTTCTGCTTGTCG GAATAAAAAGTCAATTTACTGATGATGGTGGCGTTGAAGACGGTGAAGGCGGTGAAGGCGGTGAAGGCGGTGAAGGCGGTGAAGGCGGTGAAGGCGGTGAAGGCGGTGAAGGCGGCGTTGACGGCGGCGTTGACGGCGGCGTCGACGGCGGCGTTGACGATCCAGAGGATCCAGCACCCGTCATCAATGTTTTGTTGGACGAAGGCATTGAAGTTTGCGTTGGGCTTCGCGATCCCGAAGTAGATGACGACCGCCACATTATTTTCAAGGTTGTTGATGGTGTCGTCAAATTAAGTGTGTCCACCACCCATTAA